The proteins below come from a single Cervus elaphus chromosome 4, mCerEla1.1, whole genome shotgun sequence genomic window:
- the CMTR2 gene encoding cap-specific mRNA (nucleoside-2'-O-)-methyltransferase 2, which yields MSKCRKQPLGSSPETFSPDVLADIVELFAKNFSYGKPLNNEWQLPDPSEIFTCDHTEFSAFLDLKNSLNEVKNLLSDKKLDEWHEHTAFTNKAGKIISHVRKSVNAELCTQAWCKFHEILCSFPLIPQEAFQNGKLNSLHLCEAPGAFIASLNHYLKSHRVPCDWNWVANTLNPYHEANDNLTMIMDDRLIANTLRCWYFGPDNTGDIMTLKYLTGLQNFISSMGTIHLITADGSFDCQGNPGEQEALVSCLHYCEAVTALMTLGNGGSFVLKMFTLFEHCSINLMYLLNCSFDQVHVFKPATSKAGNSEVYVVCLYYKGRETIYPLLSKMVLNFGSEMTKKALFPHHMIPESFLRKHEECCMFFHKYQLETISENIRLFEYMGKGEQAKLNSLRDYAVQYFMQKFQLKPLSRNNWLVKKSNIGCSTNTKWFGQRNKYFKTYNERKMLETLSWKDKVAKGYFNSWAEEHATYHPGQSSVLEGTAFNLECHLWQVLQGKKLPKVKCSPFCDGEILKALNEAVEKSLGGALNFDLKFRPKQQHCCSCHVFSEELIFSELFSLTKCLQDHQDEEPSTQIKCLLVGFPALHNIKMHIPLEVRLLESAALMTFSCSLLHDGDPTYQQLFLDCILHSLQQLHTGDVMILPILSCFTRFMAGLIFVLHSCFRFITFSCPISSEPLKTCAVLLCVGYQDLPNPVFQYLQNVNELLRDLVNTEATQQVLQFVPMEVLLKGALLDFLWDLNAAIAKRYLHLIIQGEREEIIGSLQL from the coding sequence ATGAGTAAGTGCAGAAAGCAACCACTGGGTTCAAGTCCTGAGACATTCAGCCCAGATGTTCTTGCTGACATTGTTGAACTCTTTGCCAAGAACTTTTCTTATGGCAAACCACTTAATAATGAGTGGCAGTTACCAGATCCCAGTGAGATTTTCACCTGTGACCACACGGAATTCAGTGCATTCCTTGATTTGAAGAACTCCCTAAATGAAGTGAAAAACCTACTGAGTGATAAGAAATTGGATGAGTGGCATGAGCACACGGCTTTCACTAACAAAGCTGGGAAAATAATTTCTCATGTGAGAAAATCTGTAAATGCTGAACTTTGTACTCAAGCATGGTGTAAGTTTCATGAAATTTTGTGCAGCTTTCCACTTATTCCACAGGAAGCTTTTCAGAATGGAAAACTGAATTCTCTACACCTTTGTGAAGCTCCTGGAGCTTTTATAGCTAGTCTCAATCACTACTTAAAATCCCACCGAGTCCCCTGTGATTGGAATTGGGTAGCTAATACTCTGAATCCTTACCATGAGGCAAATGACAATCTTACGATGATTATGGATGACCGACTTATTGCAAATACCTTGCGTTGTTGGTACTTTGGTCCAGATAACACTGGTGATATCATGACCTTGAAATATCTGACTGGACTTCAGAATTTCATAAGCAGTATGGGTACCATTCACTTGATCACTGCAGATGGAAGTTTTGATTGCCAAGGAAACCCAGGTGAACAAGAAGCTTTAGTCTCTTGTTTGCATTACTGTGAAGCTGTCACTGCTCTGATGACCCTTGGAAATGGTGGCTCTTTTGTTCTGAAGATGTTTACTTTGTTTGAACATTGTTCCATAAATCTTATGTACCTACTAAACTGTTCTTTTGATCAAGTTCATGTTTTCAAACCAGCTACTAGCAAGGCAGGAAACTCAGAAGTCTATGTGGTATGTCTCTACTATAAGGGAAGAGAGACAATCTATCCTCTTTTATCTAAGATGGTGCTGAATTTTGGGTCTGAAATGACCAAGAAAGCTCTCTTTCCCCATCACATGATTCCAGAATCTTTCCTTAGAAAACATGAAGAATGTTGCATGTTCTTTCATAAATACCAACTAGAGACTATTTCTGAGAACATTCGTCTGTTTGAGTACATGGGAAAAGGGGAACAAGCAAAGTTGAACAGTTTAAGGGACTATGCTGTTCAGTATTTCATGCAAAAGTTTCAATTGAAGCCTCTTTCCAGAAATAACTGGCTAGTGAAAAAATCTAACATTGGCTGTAGTACAAATACAAAATGGTTTGGgcagagaaacaaatattttaaaacctacaATGAAAGGAAAATGCTGGAAACCCTTTCCTGGAAAGATAAGGTGGCCAAAGGGTACTTTAACAGTTGGGCTGAAGAACATGCTACATATCATCCTGGGCAAAGTTCTGTTTTGGAAGGGACAGCTTTCAATCTTGAGTGTCACTTATGGCAGGTTTTACAGGGAAAGAAACTGCCAAAGGTAAAGTGTTCTCCTTTCTGTGATGGTGAGATTTTAAAGGCTCTTAATGAAGCAGTTGAAAAGTCATTAGGAGGAGCCTTGAATTTTGATCTTAAGTTTAGGCCAAAACAGCAGCATTGTTGTTCTTGTCATGTTTtttctgaagaattgatattttctgAGTTGTTTAGCCTTACCAAGTGCCTTCAGGATCATCAGGATGAAGAACCCAGCACCCAGATAAAGTGCCTGCTAGTGGGTTTCCCAGCTCTCCATAATATCAAAATGCACATACCATTGGAAGTTCGACTCTTGGAATCAGCTGCACTCATGACTTTTAGCTGTTCATTGCTTCATGATGGAGACCCCACTTACCAGCAATTATTTTTGGACTGCATACTACATTCATTGCAACAGCTTCATACAGGAGATGTTATGATTTTGCCTATACTTTCTTGTTTTACAAGGTttatggctggtttgatctttgtACTCCACAGCTGTTTTAGATTCATCACATTTTCTTGTCCCATATCCTCTGAGCCCCTGAAGACTTGTGCAGTCCTGCTTTGTGTTGGTTAtcaggatcttccaaacccagtttttcagtatctgcaaaacgtAAATGAATTGTTGAGAGATTTGGTTAACACTGAGGCAACCCAGCAGGTTTTACAGTTTGTGCCAATGGAGGTGCTCCTTAAGGGTGCACTACTTGATTTTTTGTGGGATTTGAATGCTGCCATTGCTAAAAGGTATTTGCATTTGATTATTcaaggggagagagaagaaatcattGGCAGCCTTCAGTTATGA